A genome region from Tolypothrix sp. PCC 7712 includes the following:
- the cas12k gene encoding type V CRISPR-associated protein Cas12k (Type V-K CRISPR systems have also been known as with the large Cas12k protein, has also been known as type V-U5, and Cas12k as C2c5.), protein MSRDRQKKSTSPIHRTIRCHLHASEDVLRKVWEEMTQKNTPLIVQLLKSVSEQPEFETNQEKGTISKKEITKLRKALTNDSDLQQQSGRLGSSADSLVTEVYTSWLTLSQKIKKQKEGKEYFLNNILKSDVELVQESNCDLQTIRCKAQDILSQPKEFLEQITNHDAVLNQTKSARKKVQNSSNEINASKQRENSDYQENVDKNIPETLTEILYKIHKITQDILTQCAVAYLIKNHNQVSDLEEDIKKLKKRRTEKQVQIKRLEEQIQKNKLPNGRDITGERYNHAFDNLINQVPQNNEEFAEWIASLLNKVSDLPYPIDYLYSDLTWYKNEQRKICVYFNGWAKFHFQICCNKRQLHFFKRFLEDYKALKESEKGEIKLSGSLVTLRSVQLLWQQGEGAGEPWKVNKLALHCTYDARLLTAEGTEEVRQEKTDTTQKQVTKAEGNENIDSDEQKNLNRNISSLSRLNNSFARPSKPIYRGQSNIIVGVSFHPVELATLVVVDIITKEKIICKTVKQLLGDAFSLLSRRRRQQVHFRKEREKAQKKDSPCNMGESQLGEYVDKLLAKRIVEVTKEYKASCIVLPRLKDTREIRTSVIQAKAEAKFPGDVNAQKIYVKEYNRQIHNWSYGRLQESIKSKAAEFKISIEFGMQPSYDNLQEQAINLALSAYQCRINTIGR, encoded by the coding sequence ATGAGCCGCGATCGCCAGAAGAAATCCACGAGTCCAATCCATAGAACTATACGATGCCATCTCCATGCTAGTGAAGATGTACTGCGTAAAGTATGGGAAGAAATGACCCAAAAAAATACTCCTCTGATTGTTCAATTATTGAAGAGTGTAAGTGAGCAACCAGAATTTGAAACCAATCAAGAGAAGGGAACAATAAGTAAAAAAGAAATCACAAAATTACGCAAAGCTCTAACAAACGATTCTGATCTTCAACAACAGTCAGGTCGTCTTGGCTCATCAGCAGACTCTTTAGTAACAGAGGTTTATACATCATGGCTTACATTATCTCAAAAAATAAAAAAGCAGAAAGAAGGTAAAGAATATTTTCTAAATAATATTCTCAAAAGTGATGTTGAACTTGTACAAGAAAGTAATTGTGATTTACAGACAATCCGTTGTAAAGCACAAGATATACTGAGCCAGCCAAAAGAATTTCTAGAACAGATTACTAATCATGATGCCGTTCTAAATCAAACAAAGTCAGCGAGGAAAAAAGTTCAAAACAGTAGTAATGAAATTAACGCCTCCAAACAAAGGGAAAATTCTGATTACCAAGAAAACGTAGATAAAAATATCCCAGAAACATTGACTGAAATTTTATATAAAATCCATAAAATAACTCAGGATATTCTAACGCAGTGTGCCGTCGCCTACCTGATAAAAAACCATAATCAAGTTAGTGATCTAGAGGAAGATATCAAAAAGCTTAAAAAGCGTCGCACTGAAAAACAAGTCCAGATTAAACGTCTAGAAGAACAAATACAGAAGAATAAATTACCTAATGGTAGAGATATAACAGGAGAAAGATATAATCATGCATTTGATAATTTAATCAATCAAGTACCTCAAAACAATGAAGAGTTCGCAGAATGGATAGCTAGCTTATTAAATAAAGTCTCAGATTTACCGTATCCTATCGATTATTTGTATAGCGATTTAACTTGGTATAAAAATGAACAAAGAAAAATTTGTGTTTACTTCAATGGCTGGGCTAAATTTCACTTTCAAATTTGTTGTAATAAACGCCAACTTCATTTCTTTAAACGCTTTCTAGAAGACTATAAAGCTCTTAAAGAAAGTGAGAAAGGAGAAATAAAACTTTCAGGTAGCTTGGTTACACTACGTTCTGTACAGTTGTTGTGGCAACAAGGTGAAGGCGCTGGTGAGCCGTGGAAAGTTAATAAATTAGCTTTGCATTGTACCTATGATGCTCGTTTATTGACAGCAGAGGGTACTGAAGAAGTAAGACAAGAAAAGACTGATACTACACAAAAACAAGTAACTAAAGCAGAAGGTAATGAAAATATCGATAGCGATGAACAAAAAAACCTGAATAGAAATATATCTTCATTGTCTCGGCTTAATAATTCATTTGCTCGTCCCAGTAAGCCAATTTATCGAGGTCAGTCTAATATAATTGTTGGTGTTAGTTTCCATCCTGTTGAATTAGCAACACTTGTTGTAGTTGATATAATTACTAAAGAAAAAATCATCTGCAAAACAGTCAAACAGTTACTAGGTGATGCTTTTTCTCTGTTAAGTCGTAGACGACGACAACAAGTGCATTTTCGTAAAGAAAGAGAAAAAGCTCAGAAAAAAGACTCTCCTTGTAATATGGGCGAATCGCAACTAGGAGAATACGTTGATAAATTGCTAGCCAAGAGAATAGTAGAAGTCACTAAGGAATATAAGGCTAGCTGCATTGTTTTACCAAGATTAAAAGACACGAGGGAAATCCGTACCAGTGTCATTCAAGCAAAAGCGGAAGCCAAATTCCCTGGTGATGTAAATGCTCAAAAAATATATGTGAAGGAGTATAATCGCCAGATACACAATTGGAGCTACGGCAGGCTTCAAGAATCCATAAAGTCAAAAGCTGCCGAGTTTAAAATTAGTATTGAATTTGGTATGCAGCCATCTTATGACAATCTGCAAGAACAAGCGATAAATCTAGCATTGTCTGCTTACCAATGCAGAATTAATACTATTGGTAGATAA
- a CDS encoding ribbon-helix-helix domain-containing protein, with product MSQSDRVQTSIYFPKEIHEALVRWAQEEDRPISNLVVRIVSKAVEEREKQNPPQ from the coding sequence ATGAGCCAGAGCGATCGCGTACAAACTTCGATATATTTCCCCAAAGAGATCCATGAGGCTTTAGTCAGATGGGCGCAAGAAGAAGACCGTCCCATCAGTAATCTTGTTGTGCGGATTGTGAGTAAGGCGGTTGAAGAGCGAGAGAAGCAAAATCCGCCGCAATAA
- a CDS encoding type I restriction-modification system subunit M, producing MAIKKSELYSSLWKSCDELRGGMDASQYKDYVLVLLFVKYVSDKYAGVADALIEVPEGGGFQDIIALKGQKDIGDGINKIITKLAEANDLVGIITVADFNDDDKLGKGKEMQDRLSNLVAIFENPALNFSNNRADGDDILGDAYEYLMRNFATQSGKSKGQFYTPAEVSRVISKVIGVNSAKNQSQTIYDPTCGSGSLLIKAADEAEQGLTIYGQEMDNATYALAHMNMVIHGHPTRDIQQGNTLANPLLKNEDGSLKIFDFAVANPPFSSKAWSNGLNPAKDEFQRFDGYGIPPAKNGDYAFLLHMVRSLKSNGKGAIILPHGVLFRGNAEAEIRKNLISKGIIKGIIGLPPNLFYGTGIPACIIVLDKEDAENRQGIFMIDASKGFVKDGNKNRLREQDIHKIVDVFNKQLEVAKYSRMVPVEEIAGNEYNLNIPRYIDSQEEEDIQDIEAHLLGGIPKRDIEALSDYWQVYPTLQQELFEAADRPGYLMLKIPGSEVKARTYALTKNIIDVY from the coding sequence ATGGCAATTAAGAAAAGTGAACTTTATAGTTCGTTATGGAAAAGCTGTGATGAACTGCGGGGTGGTATGGATGCCTCGCAGTATAAGGATTATGTACTGGTTTTATTGTTCGTTAAATATGTATCTGATAAATATGCTGGTGTAGCAGATGCGCTGATTGAAGTGCCTGAAGGCGGAGGCTTTCAGGATATTATTGCTCTCAAAGGACAGAAAGATATCGGGGATGGTATCAACAAAATTATTACCAAGTTAGCCGAGGCAAATGACTTAGTAGGGATCATTACCGTTGCTGATTTCAATGATGATGACAAGTTGGGCAAGGGTAAGGAAATGCAGGATAGGCTTTCCAACTTGGTAGCGATTTTTGAGAATCCAGCACTAAATTTTAGTAATAACCGTGCTGATGGTGATGATATTTTAGGCGATGCCTATGAGTATCTGATGCGTAACTTTGCGACGCAATCGGGTAAAAGTAAGGGACAATTTTATACTCCGGCGGAAGTGTCCCGTGTCATCTCTAAAGTTATTGGTGTTAATTCTGCCAAAAATCAGAGTCAAACGATTTATGATCCAACTTGTGGTAGTGGTTCTCTGTTAATTAAAGCTGCGGATGAAGCAGAACAGGGCTTAACCATCTACGGACAGGAGATGGACAACGCTACCTATGCGTTAGCTCACATGAACATGGTTATTCATGGACATCCTACTAGAGACATTCAACAAGGAAATACTCTCGCGAATCCTCTATTAAAAAATGAAGATGGTAGCCTGAAAATTTTTGATTTTGCTGTGGCTAATCCTCCGTTTTCCTCCAAAGCTTGGAGTAATGGACTTAATCCAGCCAAGGATGAGTTTCAACGGTTTGATGGCTATGGCATTCCTCCGGCTAAAAATGGGGACTATGCTTTTTTGCTGCACATGGTTCGCTCCCTGAAAAGTAATGGTAAAGGAGCGATTATTCTGCCGCATGGGGTGCTGTTTCGGGGGAATGCGGAGGCGGAAATTCGGAAAAATCTGATTAGCAAGGGCATTATCAAGGGGATTATTGGGCTACCGCCGAACCTGTTTTATGGGACGGGGATTCCTGCCTGCATTATTGTGTTAGACAAGGAAGATGCCGAGAATCGCCAAGGCATTTTTATGATTGATGCCAGCAAGGGGTTTGTTAAAGACGGCAATAAAAACCGTCTGCGAGAGCAGGACATTCATAAGATTGTTGATGTCTTCAACAAACAGCTTGAGGTGGCGAAATATTCGCGGATGGTTCCAGTTGAGGAAATTGCGGGGAATGAGTACAACCTGAATATTCCGCGTTATATTGACTCTCAGGAAGAGGAAGATATTCAGGATATTGAGGCGCATCTGTTGGGGGGGATACCCAAGCGAGATATTGAAGCTTTGAGCGATTACTGGCAGGTTTACCCGACGCTGCAACAGGAGTTATTTGAGGCGGCGGATCGCCCAGGATACCTGATGCTTAAAATTCCAGGATCAGAAGTCAAAGCTAGGACTTACGCATTGACAAAAAATATTATTGATGTGTACTAG
- a CDS encoding transposase yields MLSEPKHGGCSRLAEILGNVSHDSVNRFLLRERYAPYDLFSTVKTIINLTGGILSVDDTVIEKLYSNPKYAELIGYFWSGKYHKSIKGINLITLYYSDIHGSSVPINYRIYDKKEGKTKNDYFQEMLIEVIDWGVKPRLVTGDSWYSGVENLKFLRNQKLGFLFGVEKNRTVSNEPGKYCQVSGLEIPDEGLVTHLREFGFIKLFRKVFKKEDSRHYILYLPDAEALQQITRSEFVTIHDTHWGIESFHRAIKQVCGICRFMVSQCVGRVSRLEATGEPVRVRDSHAIKTHIFCSLQAFVRLELMRSENIISNWYELQRNLFTLVVRDYIVDNLTNTCAA; encoded by the coding sequence TTGTTATCGGAACCGAAGCATGGAGGATGCAGTAGGTTAGCAGAAATATTGGGGAATGTTTCACATGATAGTGTGAACCGTTTTTTGTTGAGGGAGAGATACGCTCCCTATGATTTGTTCAGTACGGTAAAGACTATTATTAACTTGACAGGAGGGATTTTAAGTGTAGACGACACAGTCATAGAAAAACTGTACAGTAATCCAAAATATGCAGAATTAATCGGTTATTTTTGGTCAGGTAAATATCATAAAAGTATCAAAGGGATAAATTTAATTACGCTGTATTACAGCGACATACATGGAAGCTCAGTACCAATAAATTACAGAATATACGATAAAAAGGAGGGGAAAACGAAGAACGATTATTTCCAAGAGATGCTAATTGAAGTAATTGATTGGGGTGTAAAACCAAGGCTAGTAACAGGAGATAGTTGGTACTCAGGAGTAGAAAACTTAAAATTTTTAAGAAACCAGAAATTGGGTTTTCTATTTGGGGTTGAGAAAAATAGAACTGTCTCTAATGAACCAGGAAAGTATTGCCAAGTAAGTGGTTTAGAGATTCCTGATGAAGGGTTGGTAACTCATCTGAGAGAATTTGGATTTATCAAATTGTTTAGGAAAGTCTTCAAAAAAGAAGACTCTAGACATTATATATTGTATCTACCAGATGCTGAAGCTCTTCAGCAAATAACTCGCAGTGAATTTGTGACAATTCATGATACTCATTGGGGAATAGAAAGTTTTCACAGAGCAATAAAACAAGTATGTGGAATTTGTCGATTTATGGTGAGCCAGTGCGTTGGGCGGGTCTCCCGACTTGAAGCAACTGGCGAACCCGTAAGGGTTAGAGATAGCCATGCAATTAAAACACACATATTTTGCTCACTTCAAGCATTTGTTCGTTTAGAGCTAATGCGGTCTGAAAACATCATTTCTAATTGGTATGAATTACAAAGAAACTTGTTTACTTTAGTTGTGCGTGATTATATTGTGGACAATCTCACCAATACTTGTGCTGCCTAG
- the tnpC gene encoding IS66 family transposase — protein MNQNLPQDLNRESLNQLSKQELVEIIIEQSKVIGELQKTVLELQQEIERLKVSRDLDSKTSSKPPSGDILKKSENKKAAPQEESNHPKRKPGGQPGHQGKTRKGFGRVDRCEILRPSDCVCCGQKAFAAVAVKVEKQSVAQLVERPIEIVEYQRHTCQCEYCGNIQTASWSQDIIPGQDLGISLQAFLGWANNYAHMPYEKQQEMLWELGQIEIGLGTLVTTNERIQTAIQPSITELSNWVKQTQPNIHVDETPWSVKGVKEWLWVVANSEFCLFTAADTRSRAELEAILGAKYTGVISSDDFSVYNGYAVPEQQKCLAHLRRHFKKLIQLPGLHNQAIGEAFVDLIDEAFGNYAQWFETLDCASYNDWVNQFKSKLQQTLDDWINLAGATAGNLLRSLRDKASQWWYFLDNPEVPPDNNQAERSLRLAVTKRKVSGGSRSMERFQHTANLLTVVQTCRRQSLSVIDFFVQALIADSINSQSRPSLVPQF, from the coding sequence ATGAACCAAAACCTGCCTCAAGATTTAAACCGGGAAAGCTTGAACCAGTTATCGAAACAAGAACTGGTAGAGATAATCATTGAGCAGAGCAAGGTAATAGGTGAATTACAGAAAACAGTATTAGAACTACAGCAAGAAATAGAACGTTTAAAAGTCAGCAGAGATTTAGACAGCAAAACCTCATCTAAGCCGCCATCAGGGGACATCCTCAAAAAGAGTGAAAACAAAAAAGCAGCACCGCAAGAAGAATCAAATCATCCCAAAAGAAAGCCAGGTGGGCAACCAGGGCATCAAGGTAAGACCCGTAAGGGTTTTGGTAGAGTAGATCGTTGTGAAATCTTACGTCCAAGTGATTGTGTCTGTTGTGGTCAAAAAGCGTTTGCGGCTGTGGCAGTAAAAGTAGAAAAACAGTCTGTAGCGCAACTAGTGGAGCGTCCCATTGAAATAGTTGAGTATCAACGCCATACGTGCCAGTGTGAGTACTGTGGCAATATACAAACAGCCTCCTGGTCACAAGATATCATCCCAGGACAGGATTTAGGGATTTCTTTACAGGCATTTTTAGGATGGGCAAATAATTATGCACATATGCCCTATGAAAAACAGCAAGAAATGTTGTGGGAGTTAGGTCAAATTGAAATTGGGCTGGGAACTTTAGTCACCACAAATGAACGAATTCAAACAGCGATTCAACCAAGCATTACTGAGTTAAGTAATTGGGTAAAACAGACACAACCTAACATTCATGTGGATGAAACACCTTGGTCTGTCAAGGGAGTTAAAGAATGGTTGTGGGTAGTTGCCAATTCTGAGTTTTGCCTGTTTACTGCTGCTGACACTCGTTCCAGAGCAGAACTAGAAGCCATTTTAGGGGCTAAATATACAGGGGTAATCAGCAGCGATGATTTTAGTGTTTACAATGGCTATGCGGTGCCTGAGCAGCAGAAATGTTTGGCTCATCTACGCCGTCACTTCAAAAAACTAATTCAACTTCCAGGTCTTCACAACCAAGCTATTGGTGAAGCATTTGTGGATTTAATTGATGAAGCTTTTGGAAATTATGCCCAATGGTTTGAGACTCTTGACTGCGCCAGTTATAACGATTGGGTCAATCAATTCAAATCTAAATTGCAACAAACACTTGATGACTGGATTAACTTAGCCGGAGCTACAGCAGGAAACCTTTTACGTTCCTTGCGCGATAAAGCCTCCCAATGGTGGTATTTCCTTGACAACCCTGAAGTTCCTCCTGATAACAATCAAGCCGAGCGATCGCTGCGTTTGGCTGTGACAAAACGTAAAGTTAGTGGTGGTTCCCGTTCGATGGAGCGGTTTCAACATACTGCCAATTTGTTGACGGTGGTTCAAACCTGTCGTCGTCAAAGTCTGTCTGTTATTGATTTTTTTGTACAAGCACTAATTGCTGACTCTATTAATTCTCAGTCTCGCCCTTCTCTAGTTCCTCAATTTTAG
- a CDS encoding integrase catalytic domain-containing protein: protein MPRKPTSEAFPGLEIEEVVNKEEEQTKHLLVNEDSSDYLKKVELIDVIRQAPNKAARMDAIADAAKALGKSTRTIKRMVEKVEQVGVATLAVGRKDKGQYRISQQWHDLIVNLHKWGNKEGSRINHNQIFGYLKALASQGEKLEQKKHDEKFKGYSQVREDLIAGKHPSHVTVYKVINAYIEEKNKTLRHPGSPIEGQILQTTEGILEITHSNQIWQIDHTKLDILLIDEEDKKVIGRPYITLVMDSYSGCVTGFYLGFEPAGSHEVGLALRHAILPKHYETEYELQETWQVCGIPEYIMTDRAKEFKSAHLKQISLQLGFTRRLRAFPQAGGLIESIFDKINKEILS from the coding sequence ATGCCCAGGAAGCCTACGAGCGAAGCCTTTCCAGGATTAGAGATTGAGGAAGTAGTAAATAAGGAAGAAGAGCAAACAAAGCACCTACTAGTTAACGAAGATTCATCCGACTATCTTAAAAAGGTGGAATTAATAGATGTCATCCGCCAAGCGCCTAACAAAGCAGCTCGTATGGATGCGATCGCAGATGCAGCGAAAGCTTTGGGTAAAAGCACCCGAACTATTAAGCGCATGGTGGAGAAAGTTGAACAGGTAGGAGTTGCAACTCTAGCTGTTGGACGTAAAGATAAGGGACAATATCGTATTTCCCAGCAGTGGCATGATCTTATTGTGAACCTTCATAAATGGGGTAACAAAGAAGGTTCTCGGATAAACCACAATCAGATTTTTGGCTATTTAAAAGCTTTAGCTTCCCAAGGAGAGAAGCTAGAACAAAAGAAGCATGATGAAAAATTTAAGGGATACTCTCAAGTGAGAGAGGATTTAATAGCAGGCAAACATCCTTCTCATGTCACTGTTTATAAAGTAATAAATGCCTATATAGAAGAAAAAAATAAGACATTACGTCATCCTGGATCACCAATTGAAGGACAAATTCTTCAAACAACAGAAGGGATTTTAGAAATCACCCACAGCAACCAGATTTGGCAGATAGACCATACTAAGCTAGATATTTTGTTAATTGACGAAGAAGATAAAAAAGTTATTGGTCGTCCATATATCACATTGGTAATGGATAGCTATTCTGGGTGTGTGACAGGTTTTTATCTAGGTTTTGAACCTGCTGGCTCACATGAAGTTGGTTTAGCTCTGCGTCATGCGATTTTACCAAAGCACTACGAAACCGAGTACGAGCTTCAAGAAACATGGCAGGTGTGCGGAATTCCAGAATATATAATGACAGATCGTGCGAAGGAATTTAAATCGGCACATTTAAAACAAATTTCCCTACAATTAGGTTTTACGCGGCGGTTACGTGCTTTTCCTCAAGCAGGTGGTTTAATTGAATCAATATTTGACAAGATTAATAAAGAAATTTTGTCGTAA